A window of the Hordeum vulgare subsp. vulgare chromosome 5H, MorexV3_pseudomolecules_assembly, whole genome shotgun sequence genome harbors these coding sequences:
- the LOC123399112 gene encoding SKP1-like protein 1: protein MAAEEGEKKMILLKSSDGEQFKVEEAVAMESETISLLIEDDCADSAIPLPNVDSKILSKIIEYCEKHVQANPKPADSGTPADANSSASTAAAVPAEDLKRFDAEFVKVDQNTLFDLILAANYLNIKGLLDLTCQTVADMIKGKTPEEIRKTFNIVNDFTPEEEAEIRKENQWAFD from the coding sequence ATGGCGGCAGAGGAAGGCGAGAAGAAGATGATCCTGCTCAAGAGCTCGGACGGTGAGCAATTTAAGGTTGAGGAGGCGGTCGCCATGGAGTCGGAGACCATCAGCCTCCTGATCGAGGACGACTGCGCAGACAGCGCCATCCCGCTCCCCAACGTCGACTCCAAGATCCTCTCCAAGATCATCGAGTACTGCGAGAAGCACGTCCAGGCCAACCCAAAACCGGCCGACTCCGGCACCCCAGCCGACGCCAACTCCTCGGCCTCTACTGCAGCTGCCGTCCCCGCCGAGGACCTCAAGAGGTTTGACGCCGAGTTCGTCAAGGTCGACCAGAACACCCTCTTCGACCTCATCCTGGCTGCAAACTACCTCAACATCAAGGGATTACTCGACCTTACTTGTCAGACTGTTGCCGACATGATCAAGGGCAAGACTCCAGAGGAGATCCGCAAGACTTTCAACATCGTCAATGACTTCacaccggaggaggaggcggagatcCGCAAGGAGAACCAGTGGGCTTTTGATTAG